AATGTTAAATTTAAAAGGAACTCCCATGAGCCTAGCGAACTTCTCCATTCGGTTTCCTAGCTCTTTCATCATCCGATGCGACGCCGTTTGATCGTTGACGTATTTATTAGCGACGACTACTGTGGTTAGCCTTAGGTGTGGCGTATCGTCTGACCTCGTGGCTAAAGCTTCTAGAAGCGTTGGCCATTGAGTGCAAAACGTCGAGCTTATGTCAACTATGTGGATCTTTGCCTCTCCGTCTACTGCTTCCAAGATCGCTCCATTTGCCGCCACGTGTCCAAACGTGGCCCACGGGCTAACCTCTTGGAACTTGAGCACGGTCTTGCGTGTTGACTCGAAGGAGCAAGTCTTCTCTGTGGATGCAGCGGTGACCATGGTTCGGTAGCATCGTTCGCCTGAACCGGTCATGCGGTTGAAGAGAGCTTGGAGGAAGTAAGAAGCGAGTTTCTGCTCGGTATCTCCGTAAGGTGAAGAGAGCTCGTTGAGCGTCCAGAGTATTTGTTGCGCACGTGCGGTGTCTTTGTCGGAGAAGGCACGTGCGGCTTCGAGGAGGATCGAGTCTGCCCATTTGGCATTGGATGAGAAGTCGAAGGAAGGAGGAGTTTGAGGGATGGAGAAAGCGGAAGGGTCATTGTGGTGGCCGGAGGAGGAGTACGGTGAGGCCAAGGCAGCTGCTGCGGCGGTGGAGGGAGGGGTTGATGAGGTGGCGGGATGGTATTGGGTGGGAGTAGTGAAAGGAGAGTAGTAGCTATTAGGGTTGTTGTTGTGATGATGGTTGTGATGAGAGGAAGAAGAGGAAAGGTCTTCTTCATCCATGAATAAGTTGTAGCATTCTTCAACAAGGTCGTTTGGTGGGAAGTTGTTGTGGTTGTAGTGATAAGCAGTTTGTGGAGAGCCACTAGTGGTGGTAGAGGTTCTGCTTAACGAAGATTGATTTGTAATAATGCTATCGGATTGTTGCTGTTGTTGGAGACTGACTAACCTAAAGAGAGTATCCATTTTCTCTCTTTTAATATGAATAAGAAAATAATAGAGGACAGACAAGAGAGATGGGAGACCCACAATATCTAAGATTTAATACTTTGTTATGTATATTGCATCAGCATCATGTGTTGTTTATATATTTCACTTTCTTTCCTTTTGTTTCGGTGGGAGTGGGTGAATCTTTGATGAAGATGAGTTGTAGGGAATGGGTTTGGTGGTCTTTGTGAGTTTTATAATTGGTACTAGTAAGTTAAAAGAAAGAATGGAGCATGAAAAGAGGATATTTCTGAATCGAATTGTTGTCCCATGTTTATCTTTTGGACTGAATAGATTGTTTGAATCTAATTGGGGTTAGTGAAGACATAATTAGAGAGAGAAGAGATGAGTCTTATTAAAACAATACTCTTTAACTCTTTTTGGCTAATCAAGAATGTTTTTTTTTTGTTTTTACTATAGCCCTAACTGATGATCAATCAAATTAAGCATGGACATAACAATCCTACTAGTTTCACAGTTTACATTCTACAGAAAATATTTAGTTATTTATAACTTTATAGTGGTTCTACGATTTACCACTTCTTCAATCTTGTCATAATATATAACTTATATATTATTTAGTTACATGGAATGGATTAGTTAGATAGTTTGGAGGTTTCATTAAGTATAAAAAAGTTCTGACAAAAAGAAAATGAGAAAAATTAAAGAATAGTTTCAAAATAAAGAAGAAAAAGATAAGAAGGTCGATATCATGTAATGGTTTTAGTGGGTTTCGCTTTCCTTCTTTTTCACATCGATCCACCCGAGTAACCTCTCCTCTTATTTCTTCTACTACAATACATCTCTCTCATGCAACATTGTATTTACGTGGATCATTCATCACGCATATAATATACATGTATGATGTATCGTCTGAATATGTGATTCTGGATACCTAGAAAAGTTGAAAACGACATACTTGTTGAACAGTTGTATAGCACAACGAAAATATCCCAAAGGCGTATGGCTGTTTGCTTATATATAGGCCAAATACATGAAACCAAAGTTGTTCAAGTACTATCGTAAGTGGTGTAAAATAGAAAAAAAAAAGACTTCTCTATACATGCTAAATCAGCAGAACAAGAGAAGTTATAATGTGTCCTTAGCTACTTATAATTAATTTCAAATTACCGAACCAATCGAAATACAAACTCCTTTA
This sequence is a window from Brassica oleracea var. oleracea cultivar TO1000 chromosome C1, BOL, whole genome shotgun sequence. Protein-coding genes within it:
- the LOC106320512 gene encoding protein SHORT-ROOT, with the translated sequence MDTLFRLVSLQQQQQSDSIITNQSSLSRTSTTTSGSPQTAYHYNHNNFPPNDLVEECYNLFMDEEDLSSSSSHHNHHHNNNPNSYYSPFTTPTQYHPATSSTPPSTAAAAALASPYSSSGHHNDPSAFSIPQTPPSFDFSSNAKWADSILLEAARAFSDKDTARAQQILWTLNELSSPYGDTEQKLASYFLQALFNRMTGSGERCYRTMVTAASTEKTCSFESTRKTVLKFQEVSPWATFGHVAANGAILEAVDGEAKIHIVDISSTFCTQWPTLLEALATRSDDTPHLRLTTVVVANKYVNDQTASHRMMKELGNRMEKFARLMGVPFKFNIIHHVGDLSEFDLNELDVKSDEVLAINCVGAMHGIMPRGNPRDAVISNFRRLRPRIVTVVEEEADLVGEELGFDDEFLRSFGECLRWFRVCFESLEESFPRTSNERLMLERVAGRAIVDLIACEPSGSTERRETARKWSRRMRNGGFGAVGYSDEVADDVRALLRRYKEGVWSMVPCSDATGIFLCWRDQPVVWASAWRPM